In Nitrosospira briensis C-128, a genomic segment contains:
- a CDS encoding type II toxin-antitoxin system RelE/ParE family toxin, with the protein MVEDDAGGTYRAAYTVKVEEAVFVLHCFQKKSKSGITTPKEIAAERFPGWKIPEGWH; encoded by the coding sequence GTGGTCGAAGACGATGCGGGCGGTACGTATCGCGCTGCCTACACCGTGAAGGTCGAGGAAGCTGTATTCGTCCTTCACTGCTTCCAGAAGAAGAGCAAGAGCGGAATTACCACGCCAAAAGAAATTGCAGCAGAGAGATTCCCGGGATGGAAAATCCCGGAAGGGTGGCATTGA
- a CDS encoding thiazole synthase: MDNIVIGGKAYSSRLLVGTGKYKDFDETRAAVDASGAEIITVAIRRTNLGQNPDEPNLLDVLPSSRYTLLPNTAGCYTVDDAVRTLRLARELLDGHTLVKLEVLGDPKTLYPNMVETLKAAEILIKEGFQVMVYTSDDPIAARQLEEIGCVAVMPLASLIGSGMGILNPWNLQIIIENAKVPVIVDAGVGTASDAAIAMELGCDGVLMNTAIAAARNPVLMASAMKKAVEAGREAYLAGRMAKKLYNASPSSPVDGTIAGSHQQKDRDKS, from the coding sequence GTGGACAATATCGTCATCGGCGGCAAGGCTTATTCTTCCAGGCTTCTGGTAGGCACCGGAAAATACAAGGATTTTGACGAGACTCGCGCTGCGGTTGATGCCAGCGGCGCGGAAATTATAACGGTAGCGATTCGCAGGACCAATCTCGGACAGAATCCCGATGAGCCAAACCTGCTGGACGTGCTGCCGTCATCCCGATATACCTTGTTACCCAACACAGCCGGATGCTATACGGTGGACGACGCCGTGCGCACTTTACGCCTTGCGCGTGAATTGCTGGACGGCCACACGCTGGTAAAGCTGGAGGTGCTGGGTGATCCGAAAACCCTCTACCCCAACATGGTGGAAACCCTCAAAGCTGCCGAAATTTTGATAAAGGAAGGTTTCCAGGTGATGGTTTATACCTCGGATGATCCTATCGCAGCCAGGCAACTGGAAGAAATCGGCTGTGTGGCGGTGATGCCGTTGGCCTCACTGATCGGTTCCGGCATGGGTATTCTTAACCCATGGAATTTGCAGATCATAATAGAAAATGCCAAAGTTCCGGTAATAGTGGATGCAGGTGTCGGCACGGCTTCGGACGCGGCTATCGCGATGGAGTTAGGCTGCGACGGTGTCCTGATGAACACCGCAATTGCTGCCGCGCGCAATCCGGTACTGATGGCTTCCGCCATGAAAAAAGCGGTGGAAGCGGGTCGCGAAGCCTATCTGGCTGGACGCATGGCCAAGAAGCTTTACAATGCCAGTCCCAGTTCGCCAGTCGATGGGACCATTGCCGGCAGCCACCAGCAAAAAGACAGAGACAAATCCTGA
- the thiS gene encoding sulfur carrier protein ThiS produces the protein MIQLIVNGQPQRFPVSPAETGTRDADAMTLNVTQLLEHMGLQGKRIAIERNGEIIPRSKFDQPILAEGDQLEIVVAVGGG, from the coding sequence ATGATACAACTTATCGTTAATGGTCAACCCCAGCGCTTTCCCGTCTCGCCTGCGGAAACAGGAACTCGGGACGCAGATGCCATGACGCTGAACGTGACACAATTGCTGGAGCACATGGGATTGCAGGGCAAGCGTATCGCCATAGAACGAAATGGCGAAATCATCCCTCGCAGCAAATTCGACCAACCGATCCTGGCGGAAGGCGATCAGCTTGAAATCGTCGTGGCCGTAGGGGGAGGCTAA